The following are encoded in a window of Amycolatopsis lexingtonensis genomic DNA:
- a CDS encoding DUF6412 domain-containing protein, translated as MHTLLQLAFPVLTGPTALVAFASLAAASLLVVLLVGSTHRSELALWSAPVRSRVTALRRRARRAESIRLRDPGRPGRSRPRAPGSRSTAA; from the coding sequence GTGCACACACTGCTGCAGCTGGCGTTCCCGGTGCTGACCGGCCCGACCGCGCTGGTCGCCTTCGCCTCCCTCGCCGCCGCGAGCCTCCTGGTCGTGCTGCTGGTCGGCAGCACGCACCGCAGCGAACTCGCGCTGTGGTCGGCGCCGGTGCGCAGCCGCGTCACCGCGTTGCGCCGCCGGGCCCGCCGCGCCGAGTCGATCCGGCTCCGCGATCCCGGCCGGCCCGGCCGCAGCAGGCCACGAGCACCCGGTTCCCGCAGCACGGCTGCGTAG
- a CDS encoding YidC/Oxa1 family membrane protein insertase, whose translation MLPVFGFLDVPVSGAYHLIHALTGPLSTALAIVVFTLGVRLLLHPLARSAARGERARATLLPELRALREKHGDDRDRLAAEMTKLQQEAGTSLFVGCLPMLLQLPFFTIMYRLFTTPVIGGEPNSLLGATLFGTPLGAHGLAGSPLVFVIAAGLAVVAWFSVRWQDRHRDATPDVPGGKFLRLLPYGTVLATLVLPQAAGLYLLTTTAWTAAERALLRRGS comes from the coding sequence GTGCTGCCCGTGTTCGGTTTTCTCGACGTGCCCGTTTCCGGCGCGTACCACCTGATCCACGCCCTCACCGGCCCGCTTTCGACGGCGCTGGCCATCGTCGTGTTCACCCTCGGCGTGCGGCTCCTGCTGCACCCGCTCGCCCGGTCGGCGGCCCGCGGCGAGCGAGCCAGGGCCACCCTGCTGCCGGAACTGCGTGCGCTGCGGGAGAAGCACGGCGACGACCGCGACCGGCTGGCCGCGGAGATGACGAAGCTGCAGCAGGAGGCCGGGACGTCGCTGTTCGTCGGCTGCCTGCCGATGTTGTTGCAGTTGCCGTTCTTCACGATCATGTACCGGCTCTTCACGACCCCGGTGATCGGCGGCGAGCCCAACTCGCTGCTCGGCGCGACGCTGTTCGGGACGCCGCTGGGCGCGCACGGCCTGGCCGGCAGTCCGCTGGTGTTCGTGATCGCGGCCGGGCTCGCGGTCGTGGCGTGGTTTTCGGTCCGCTGGCAGGACCGCCACCGCGATGCGACTCCCGACGTCCCGGGCGGCAAGTTCCTGCGGCTGCTGCCGTACGGCACGGTGCTCGCGACGCTGGTCCTGCCCCAGGCCGCCGGGCTCTACCTGCTCACGACGACGGCGTGGACCGCGGCCGAGCGGGCGCTCCTACGACGCGGCTCGTAG
- a CDS encoding helix-turn-helix domain-containing protein, whose product MSEQQRESAVALFEAGYGAKVVATRLGVSPMAVRRLRDRWRLRSAGALMREPGKRSFTFEFKREVVRRFVDGEASAMELAREHDLSSPKLLENWVRVYRREGEDALRPKPKGRPGKPVDPAGLSELDRLRQENLELSAKVALLEKLRALKEQGRG is encoded by the coding sequence TTGTCTGAGCAGCAGCGGGAGTCCGCTGTTGCGTTGTTCGAGGCCGGGTATGGCGCGAAGGTGGTCGCGACCCGGTTGGGCGTGTCGCCGATGGCGGTGCGACGCTTGCGTGATCGTTGGAGGTTGCGGAGCGCGGGAGCGCTGATGAGGGAGCCGGGTAAGCGGTCGTTCACCTTCGAGTTCAAGCGTGAGGTCGTGCGCCGGTTCGTCGATGGTGAGGCGTCGGCGATGGAGCTGGCGCGTGAGCATGATCTGTCGTCGCCGAAGCTGCTGGAAAACTGGGTCAGGGTGTACCGGCGTGAGGGCGAGGACGCGTTGCGGCCCAAGCCGAAAGGCCGGCCGGGCAAGCCGGTTGACCCAGCCGGGCTCAGCGAGCTGGATCGCCTGCGGCAGGAGAACCTGGAGTTGTCGGCGAAGGTGGCGTTGCTGGAAAAATTGCGGGCCTTGAAGGAGCAGGGGCGAGGGTGA